CAAAAATTAGTCAAGTACCAATTTACTATTGTTATATACCCAATATACCCTCCATTTCTCAATTACCCCCACCTACCCTCCACCGTTTAATGAGAAGATAATTCCGCTAAAAATATACATAGAGTTATCTACTACTGTGcagattaaagaaaataaagcagaTTATATTAGAAATGTGCAGCCATGGCTGTGGTGAGGTTGGTACACGCTCATGTCATGGCTGTTTACtcagaaaacagcttttgttaCATCTGTGTTTCTGGCAGTAAAGAGGACAGTcttaataaaatagaaatatagaaaaagGACTTATTTGTGAATAACTGTAAATGAAGAATACAGCGATTTATTCTAAATTTGCCCTCCTTGTAATTAATTTGGATCACATTTTACAGATATTGTCTTATTTTGACATTAAAGGACATATTTTTTATTGACGTTGAGTGTAAAAAAGCCCCAAAGAAGAAGCCAGCAGCTTGTACCCTGCAACAAAACCACGCTGAACCAAATTAGTAACAAGAAAGAACTGCAGTaatgaaaaaatagaatatatgATCTGATGTAGGAAGAAGGGTGTGGAGATTTTACCcaaccacccccccccaccGTGTCAATGTTATTCTTTATACTGTGTTTGTTGGATATTTAGATATATTAAGAAGTTGTGCTCTGTTGTACGTGCtatgggttttcttttttttttctgagaaaaAGGCAGCAGCGGCCTCATATTAGCTTAGACATGTTATGACGAATAATTATTTGTGTTGAATATGATTTATCCTCAAAAAAAGTTCAATTTCCTGGttaaaaaatcataaatttaCATCTGCTCCTCTTCCCTCATTGAACAAAATCTATAATCTATGACCATGcaagcattttcattttaaaaactttaattaTGAACACAAAGTGTCTCTTACTTCACTGAAAAGTCCATTCTCATTGTTTGTGTGGTGGAAGCTTCACACTGTATCGTCATCACTTTATCATTCATCATGCCCACGTCTTAAACTCAGATTTATTGTGGGGGCAAAGAAAACCTTCCGGCGTCAAGCTCTGCACAAACATCATTCCAGGCAGAGAAAGTCAACAATAATCAAAACACATTGTGAGTGGCAGGGGACTTTAAAATGCATGCTTGCACAGATTGAGGACTGTAGATTTTGTCTCCCATCTTCTAACAATGGAGTCATGTTACAGAAGGAGGAGATGGTTTTACCGCCAGTATGGGGAGGAGGAATAATTACAGCAACCAGTGACTTTCAATGCACATATTGGCGTGTAAATATTACATCAAAAGCGAACTCCACCGATTTAACGTTGCACTCCTGTAACATTGTTGGACTCAAGATGGACTCATCATCATCTGAGGCAATTTTGCAGACTTCATacagctccctctgctgcctcacaATGTTTTTCACATGCAGTAGCACTCCCCAAGATCCGTAAACAGACTTTGAAGTGTAAATttggtggagttcccctttaaaatATACTCACCATAATCTCAACCCATTCTCTAACCACTGTAAAAACGTGTAGCCACCTTCTTTTCTGTAATAATCCGGAGCGGCACTTTAAAGTGCTGCATCATGCTCAGCTAACTTTCCACCAACATGTACTTAAACACAAGAATCACATGCAGCACTTCATGCTGAAGATGACCACTGACTACAGAACATACCAAGAAAATCCCCATGTGGGCAAAAAGCACTACGTCTGCCCTGACATTGCAGTGCCACATCAAGTCATTTTATTGttgatgttttggttttgtccGCACCAGTACAacttgtcctctcctctcctcctcctcctccactggcaGAGCAGAAGCATGCGGAAGGTCTTCTGAAAGGTCTTGTTGCAGAGGGCGTAGCACATGGGGTTGATGGTGCTGTTGACGTAGCACAGCCAGTAGCCCAGGTTCCACAGGGACGTAGGGATGCAATCGGCACAGAAGGTGGAGATGAGCACCATGATGTTGTACGGCGTCCACGTGAGGATGAAGGCCAGGAGGATGGCGCTGAGGGTCTGGGCCgccttcttctccttcaccagcaccatcctcttcctcttggtGATCTGGTTCTTCAGGACGGCGTCcatgggtttggaggtggtggaggaggaaggggaggcgTTTTTGGCGGGCGGCTCTGCTTCAGCAGGGCTGGGTGTTGCAACGGTAGGATTGCCGTTTTTGCCCTTTGATCCAGGTTTGAACTTGTAAGAGATTTGCTTTTTACTGTTCTTCTTCTGAGGGGTGGAAAAATACTGATCTTCTGTATAATCGATCACCTGCCCGTTCTTATTACTTTGTCCACTACCTTGCTCTTTGAATGATCCTTGTGGGGTGTCTATTGAAACATGatgctcctcctcttcagatGAGGTGTAGCTGTTAAAGGAAGTGACCTGATCTGCTTTCACCCATGCTTCATCTGACCTAGTAGTGGTTTTAGTGGCATTACTTTGGTTCGATGAGGACCAGGAGGCCTGACTCcggtctctcttctctctggtgaaatgaaaacaagaatGAATGATAGTTTTTTGTGGTTTAGCCCCCTCTGGAACGGTTTCTGTTGAGAGGCCTTGCAGCTCTGCCAGATCTTTGGTCCGTTTCTGAGTCTCCTTGTAGATCCTACAGTAAAGGATCGTCATAACAGAGACTGGGATGTAGAAGGCAGCGATGGCTGTCCCAAACGTGATCACAGGCTCTGTTAAAAACTGGATCTGGCACTGGTCAGGAGGCACATTTCTCTCCCCTACAAAGTACTGCCAGCACAGAATGGGTGGCGCCCAGAGAGCAAAAGACACCAGCCATGCAAGGCCTATCATGATGGCAGCTCTCTTTGGAGTCCGTTTAGCCCTGTAAGTCAGCGGCCTCGTAATGGAGAAGTACCTGTCAAAGCTGATGACGAGTAAGTTCATAACTGAAGCATTGCTAGCCACATAATCCACTGCTAGCCAGAGATCACATGCAATGTTTCCCAAGGACCAGTAGCCCATCAGGATATATGTGGTGTATAAGTTCATGGACAACACTCCTATGATGAGGTCAGCAAAAGCCAAACTCAGTAGGTAGTAGTTGTTCACAGTCTTCAGCTGGCTGTTGACTTTGAAGGACAGCAACACCAGCACGTTACCAACAATAGTTATCAAGCTGACGATGGCCGACACCGTAGCGATGGCTATAACCTCCCAAAGGCTGTGGGGAGCAGCCTGGACATGTGATGAGTCGGCAAAAGTGCTGTTAGGAGGGTCTACATCCATGGTGGTGTGTTATCTGTGTTACTGCTGACAGGTCAGAGACAGGTGCCCTTTTGCAGCTCCATTAAGATGTTTCctgaagtaaaaagaaaaacattaatgagATACATTAATAATGACATATCAACTCATTTTCAAGGGATCACAAAACATCCGCTCATATATTTACTATTAGTACcgtagtggtagtagtattcAGTTTATTTAATCATGTTGAATACTTCAGTGTACAAGCTGCAATATCATGTCTAATACAGCCGTTTACTATAATGGTGCTTTTTTGCAACAAATTAACTCACGTAAATTTAGTTTGTGATGTTTCCACAGAAATATTGGTGATTTCTAAATATTATTTGCAGAATAATTTATCTATGAGATCAAGGGTCTTTAAGGTTGTTCAGagctttgatttattttaacaaaCCTCAAAATCTTATATGatataaagaatgaaaacaataattAGCATTGCTtctttaacatttctgtttttttgttagTTATCCCTGTAGCTGTGTCATTTcgttattaaaaattaaatacattatgtttaataaaaaacgcatttacttattttgatttaaatatatAGCCTTGATGTAATATGTTGTGTGTAATTTATATGTCCTGTATTGCTGCAATTGTTTTCcaataaaataattctaaaatgCTGACATTCAATTTTTCTTATTAATATGTCCACAGTAATGTGAGTATGACATGAATTATTTTGGACCAAATGATACTCGGAACCATCAGACGCCGTTTTATCTTAGGACTTCATTCAATGTAACACGCCCTCCGTTCAACTCTGAGTGTCACACGCTAAACTGTCCGGCCACACTTGACAGCAATGGAGGCCAGACCAAGCAGAGGTAGAGGAGGCGGCTGGAAAAAAAGTGGCCGGGGAGGAAACGACAGCGACAGTTTTGGCGGTGAGCACcggggcagagggagaggaggccaCCAACGCGGCCGGGGCAAAAGAGACCACCACCGCGGTCGTGGACGCGGGGGAGGCGCCCATGTAGCGGAGTTCCATCACCGGGTGAGAGAGCGTGGAAGTTGCGTTGTGGCCCCATTAAGCTGCTCCACCAAACCAAGTTcaaaaaaagtaatatttttgtGGTTGCGTTTTGAAGAAAACACACGGACGGTTCGTGGACGACGCTGTAAAACTCAACATCAAAACTTAACCTCCTTGTCAATTCGGCCTAATTAGCATTCATTTTAGCGTAATTATGAGCCTTTTTGCTCCAAAAGTGGCTTTGAAACATTGAAcactttactgtactgtaacGCACATTCATAATGCGCATAATGAGGCCCTATTAGACTGATGGAGCGAAGCCTGTTTGGTTTACCATTACATTATCAGTGTTTGATCTTGGATATGGCACTACTACAGAGTGCTTCTTCACTGTCACTGGGATGTTCTGTCACTTGATGCTCCCGCCATGGTAACTACAAAATTAGACAGGGAAACAATAGGGGCTCTGTGATTGCAATCATACAGATCTCCTTTGGTACATAGGGGCTCCTTGATTGCAATTATAAAAATCTCCTTTGATGCATCCATAGCTACCATGGGGTCTTTGATGATATTGTTGAAAAAatggctctgttttttttttggtttgtgtgttaGTTTATGAGTGAGTTTTGACAGGAAAACCACACCGTGTCCTTCTGATGCATCACCTGCTGCccatttccatgacaacattaTCAAAGGTTTGTGCAGCTACGTGACAAAACGGGAAGAAATCTATGACTCATGAGATGAGACAAATTTAATGAGTTCAGATTTGGCGTGGACGTCTGTTCTTTGTCATACAGTCATGCCATTTACCTTGACTCTTTTGTCAGGCTTCGCTACCACTCATGAGTAAGAGCTATGTGTTAACAAACACTTTACAAAACGCTCTTTGAATTATACTTTGTGGAGCATTTTTGTcgtggaaagaaaaaaatcatattcaCAGTGTCCAAGGCTAGCTGGCCCTGAGTTTTTGATAGTAGTAAgaataaagcaaacaaaaatgaatcacTTTCTGACACAGTCTGCCAATTCTCTATGATGTGATCTACAACAGTAGCAAGTATCAAAATACAGGTTTTTatttctgaatgtgtgtgagcctcctgtgtgtttgtaagatgaataaaaaagtATCTTTCCAGTGCTTAAgatgacattttttattaaataactatttttttGATCATCAGtccaaaaaatattcaatttacaatggtacaaaacagacagagcagcaaatcctcacatggGAGGAGTGGGTAGCTGCAAATTCTCaccatttttgcttaaaaagcaaattaaatgattatttgattatgaCAATATGTCACTTCTACAGTGTTCATCTCTTGTAGGCAAAGCCTGAAAAGTCTGTCCCATCCTTGCTAGTTTCAAATGGGGAATTGTTGAAGTATGCATGCAagatgttttttcccccctgaaCTATTCAGTTTTCTTACATACTGTTTGGCTCCATgtaaaattggcaaaattagCTTAGCGCAGCAAAGTGGATTAAAACTCAAGGCCTTTGTATGTAAGACAACAAAGCACATGTCTGACCATTGAAGAGTGCCTGTACCCTGTgtgatgtgtaaataggcaggTTTTGAACTTCTCCCTCGGCCTCTGctttttcattcttcacacaACTACGTCTGCCACCTTTCATGTGTACAGTTAAATGCAACACCATGTGAGTGTGCACCATTATTCCCATAATGCCTCGTCTCTCTATGATGGAAAGCTTTCTGCTCCACCTTCCAGTTGGCCCCTCAAAGCATAAAGCCTTTAGCCTTTAGTCAAGGTCTGACAGCATCGTATAATCTAGTTTGTCTGAAGCATACTGAGCCTTAAATCTCAAGGCTTAGCATGTGCCAGATGAAAAGAACTCCTGGTATCACTTTAATGTCACTTGAATCACACGTTCCTCACTGGGTTTCCCACTATGTTCTCTTTTAGGATCAAGATGAAGGGGAGAGCTTTCAGGAGGAAGATGACAGGATGGAGGTTTTCTCCAGGAGGAAACTGGAGTCTAACTGGGATCGCTATGAGGAGTCAGAGAGGCAGGAGCCGGATGACAACACACCCACTCAGAGAGGAACAGACTACCAAGTCCTGCTGGAGTCAGCAGGTAAGGTCTGGTCACGAAACACTTCAAGAGTTTGTTTTGCCGAACACACGTTAAGTGCTCAGTGGGCCTTCAGCAGGAGAGATGAGTCGGGCATCTGAGCTTCCTGTTCTTACAGTGTTTCGTCTTTTGGTCTTCGATTTGTCTATATAAATGAATTCCTTTCAAGGGTAGAATT
Above is a genomic segment from Pempheris klunzingeri isolate RE-2024b chromosome 18, fPemKlu1.hap1, whole genome shotgun sequence containing:
- the chrm5b gene encoding muscarinic acetylcholine receptor M5b, coding for MDVDPPNSTFADSSHVQAAPHSLWEVIAIATVSAIVSLITIVGNVLVLLSFKVNSQLKTVNNYYLLSLAFADLIIGVLSMNLYTTYILMGYWSLGNIACDLWLAVDYVASNASVMNLLVISFDRYFSITRPLTYRAKRTPKRAAIMIGLAWLVSFALWAPPILCWQYFVGERNVPPDQCQIQFLTEPVITFGTAIAAFYIPVSVMTILYCRIYKETQKRTKDLAELQGLSTETVPEGAKPQKTIIHSCFHFTREKRDRSQASWSSSNQSNATKTTTRSDEAWVKADQVTSFNSYTSSEEEEHHVSIDTPQGSFKEQGSGQSNKNGQVIDYTEDQYFSTPQKKNSKKQISYKFKPGSKGKNGNPTVATPSPAEAEPPAKNASPSSSTTSKPMDAVLKNQITKRKRMVLVKEKKAAQTLSAILLAFILTWTPYNIMVLISTFCADCIPTSLWNLGYWLCYVNSTINPMCYALCNKTFQKTFRMLLLCQWRRRRRGEDKLYWCGQNQNINNKMT